In Pseudomonas flavescens, the sequence CCTCAAGGCCCTGGGTGCCGACCACGTCATCAACTACCGCGATACCGACTTCTCCAAGTGGGCCATCGGCCAGTACGGCAAGCCGCAGCGCCGCAACTACGAAGGCGGCGTGGACGTGGTGATCAACTTCACCGGTGGCGACACCTGGCTGCCATCGCTCAAGTGCATCAAGCGCGGCGGCACGCTGCTGGTGTGCGGTGCTACCGCTGGCCACGACCCCAAGGAAGACCTGCGCTACGTCTGGAGCTTCGAACTCAACATCAAAGGCTCGAACAGCTTCTACGAAGACAACCTGGTCGGGCTCCTCGACCTGATCGCCGAAGGTCGGATCGACCCGATCATCGACCGCGTACTGCCCCTCGAACAGGCCGCCGAAGGCCTGGCGCTGATCCGTGATCGCGAAGTGCTGGGCAAGGTGGTCGTCACGCCCTGACCGGCTTGCATCGATCAGCACCGTGCAATCGTCCGTTTGCGGGCGATTGCAGCACCTTCGAAACAACTCAACAGGATTGATCCCATGACCGAAACGACACTTCCGAGCGCTGCCGATATCCAGGCCAAACTGCTCAAGGGCCCTTATCACCAATGGCTGGGCCTGCAGGTTCTGGCCGTGGGCGAGGGCAGCATCGAGCTCAGCGCGAAATGGCGCGAAGAATGGGTGGTGAATGTCGAGGGTGGCTACACCCACGGCGGCATACTCGCGGCGCTGGTCGATCTGACCGCGGACTGGGCGCTGGTGTCCAGAACCGGCAAAGGCGTGCCGACCATCGACCTGCGTGTCGACTACCACCGGCCAGCCAAGGGCGATCTGCGCGCCACGGGCACGGTGATCAAGTTCGGCAAGCAGTTCTCGGTGGCCGAGGCGCAGGTCTTCGATGGCGAAGGCCATCTGGTTGCCAGCGGCCGCGGCGTCTATTCCACGCCCGCCCCTAAGGTGTGATCCCATGAGTGCGGCACTGGACCACCTGGTCATCAACGCGCGCTTCGATCTCGATGCGGCTGCAGCCATCTTCGCGGGCCTGGGCTTCACGCTCACGCCCCGTGGGCATCACTCACTCGGCTCGATCAACAACCTGATCATGTTCGACGAGGGCTACCTGGAGCTGATCGGGCTGCCCGCCGGCGGCGAGCGTCTGCGCCAGGAAATCCTCGACAGCCCACCTGGTATCGACGGCCTGGTACTGGCCAGTGACGACCCCCGTGCCACCCATGCAGCGCTGGTGCAGGCCGGCTTTCTGGTCCAGCCGGTGCAGCATTTCTCCAGACCGGTGGAGGTCGATGGGGCCTCTCTTGACGCTCGCTTCGGTACCGTCCGGCTGGTGCCTGGGCAGTTCGCCGCTGGCCGGGTGTACTTCTGCCATCACCAAACACCGGAACTGGTCTGGCGGCCCGAGTGGCTGGGCCACGCCAATGGCATTCACCGCATCGAGCGGCTGACGGTAGTCAGCGAGCAACCCGAGCAGACACGTCAGGCGTTCGAGCGCCTGGGGCGTTTCGACGGACGATTCAGCGTCGAGGTCATCGATAGGGCGGCGTGGCGTACCAGAGATGTGCAGGCTGGAGGGCAAGAGCACGAGCGTGCCGAGCGCTTCGTTTCCATCGGCCTGCGTGGTGGCGATCCGGCAGACCTGGCGCGCCGCGCCACGAGTCTCGGCTTGCCCCATCGGCAGGAGGCCGATCGGGTCACCATCGTCATCCCGGGCTTCGCCACCGTGCTGGAGTGCCTGGCATGAATGCGCAGATCGCCAATTTGGGCAGTGTGATCGGCCGCGACAGTCCGGGTGAGCGACTGGCGTTCATCGGCCTCGACAGCCAGTTGAACGAGTCGCGCTGCACCTACCGTGAACTGGACGAGCTGGCCAATGGCATTGCTCGTGCTCTGCTTGCCCGGGGCTTCGCGCCTGGGCAGCGCATCGCCTTGCTGGCCTTCAACTCGGTGGCTTGCATCGCGGCCGTGCTCGGCATCATGCGCGCCGGGCTGGTCGCCGTGCCGGTCAATCACCGATTCCCCAGGGCGCTGATCGATTATGTGATCGCCGACAGTGGCGCGCGCCTGCTGTTCTGCGACGCGCCGCATCGAGATGCAGCCCCCGACATGCCGCGCGTATCGCTGGAGGCGGATGAGCTGGCGGCTTTCGCTCAACGGGGGCCTCTGCAAGCCTTCCAGCCGCTCGGTGACGAGCCGGCGATGATGCTTTACACCTCCGGTTCCACTGGCAAGCCCAAGGGCGTGGTGCTCAGCCACCGCGCTCACCTGTGGATCGTGCGCACCCGTTTGCAGGCCACCCCGCTGGCCGACGAGCGTGCGTTGATCGCGGCGCCGCTGTACCACATGAATGCGCTGGCGCTGGCGCTTCTCGTCCTGGCCAGCGGTGCCACCGCGATACTGCTGCCGCAGTTCAGTGCCGTCACCTATATCGAGGCGATCCAGCGTTACCGCTGTACCTGGCTGACCGCCGTGCCGCCGATGATCGCCATGATGCTGCGCGAGCAGGCGCTGCTGGAGCGCGCCGACCTGTCATCCGTGCGGGTGGTGCGCATGGGCTCGGCGCCGGTGAGTGCGAGCCTGCTCGAGCAGATCCACCGCCTGCTGCCGAATGCACGGATCATCAATGCCTATGGCACCACCGAAGGTGGTCCGGTGGTCTTCGGCGCCCACCCACAGGGGCTGGCCAGCCCGGCGCTATCGGTGGGGCACGCCCACCCGGACGTGCAACTGCGCCTGCGCGATGAGGCAGGGCTGCTGGCGGATGAGGGCGTGCTCGAGTTGAAGAGCCCCGGGCTGATGTCCGGCTACCACAACCGGCCTGACCTGGCCGCGCCGTTCACGGCCGATGGCTTCTACGTGACGGGCGACGTGTTCCGCCGCGATGCCGATGGTTTCCATACCTTCGTGGGCCGTCGTGACGACATGTTCGTCAGCGGTGGCGAGAACATCTATCCCGGCGAGGTGGAAAAGCTGCTCGAACGTCACCCCGCGGTGCAGCAGGCCTGCGTGGTGCCAGTCGAGGACGAGATCAAAGGGTTCAAACCCATGGCTTTCGTCGTGCGGCGCCAAGGCAGCCAGGTCAGCGAGGCCGAGATCAAGGGCTTCACCCTGGAGCATGCGCCGGCCTATCAGCACCCGCGCCGGGTATGGTTCGTCGACACCTTGCCGCTTGCTTCCACCCACAAGATCGACCGCAAGGCCTTGCTCGACAAGGCTCGGCAAAACCTCCAGAACAGTGGCCGGACCACCGGAGCGTTGGAGCGCCAACCCATCTGACTTTCAACACAACCCAGGATCTGCCTCCATGCGCTTCGCCATTCGCTCATTGCTGCCCCTCACGCTGGCAGTTGCCAGCCACGCCCATGCCCTCGACCAGGTCACCGTCGCCCTTGCCATTCCCGCCGCCGTTCACGACGGCGCGCCTTACGCCGCAGCCCAGGAACTGGGGCTGTTCAAGGAACAGGGGCTGAGCGTCGAGACCGTGGTCTTCCAGGGGGCTGGCGCCTTGTTGCCACAGGTTGCCAGCAAACGGGTGACATTCGGCTTCCCGGTCGCTGAACCGGTGCTTTCCAGCCACTTCAACAAGAACCCGTTGCCGCTGCGTTATTTCTACAACGGCGTTCCCAGCCAGACTCTGGAATACCAGGTACTCGCCGATTCGTCGATCAAGACCCTGGCCGATCTCGAGGGCAAGAAGATCGGGGTCGGTGCCTTGACCTGGGGCACCTTGCCGAACAGCCGTGCAGCCCTGCGCGTCGCCGGCCTGGAGCCTGGCAAAAACGTCGAATTCGTCGCCGTCGGCGCACTCGGCGCGGGTTTTCAGGCGCTGCGCAGCGGTCAGGTGGATGCGCTCAACTTCAACAACAGTTGGGGTGACATGCTGGAACTGTCCGGCACGCAAACCCGGCGCATCCAGTATCCCGAGGTGTTTCAGAACAACCCCGGCAACGGCTTCATCGCTCACCAGGACACCTTCAAGGACAACCCCGATCTGATCCGCCGTTTCGGCCGCGCCTATACCGAGGCACAGTTCGTGTGCGAGGTGAACCCGGCGTTCTGCGTCCAGGCATTCTGGCGTCAGCACCCTGAAAGCAAGCCTGCCGATGCCCAGGGCAAGGGCCTCGAAGACGCCAAGACGCTGCTCGCTCGCCGTTTGCAGCGCACCTTGTATTCCCCGGATGGCAGCCCGCGCGTACCGGGGCAATATGACCTGCAGGCGATTCGCGCTGCGGTACAGGCCATGGCCGAGGCGGGCGAGTTCCCCAGTGCCGAGGTGCCGGTGGAGCAGGTGTTCTCCAACGAGTTCGTACCCGCCTTCAACGATTTCGACCGTGACGCGCTGCGCAAGCGTGCGGAGGCGGCGAAATGACCCCGGCGTTCGAGATCGACATTGCCGATGGGCTGATCGACCAGCCCCGGCGCGTTCGGGTGCTGGGATTGAGCCCGGGTGTGGCGCATCTGACGGCGACCCTGGAACATCCCGATGGCAGCCTGTGGCAGAGCGAGGCCAGCTTCGAAGTCGCTGCCGACGGCGTGCTGGATATCGATGCACAAGTGCCCCTTGCTGGCGACTGGAGCGAGCTGGAGGCGCTGGCGCCGGTGTGGGCGTTGCGCCAGTTGAGCCCGCCCCGCAGGCCGCAAGCCAGCGAGGGGCTGGACCCCCTGTCGATTCGCTTGCAGATAGGCGATGCCGCTGGCGGTAGCGCCTCGGCCACGCTCACCCAGCGCTTTCTCGCCCCCGGGGTGAGCCGCCGTGAAATCCGCGATGAGGGGCTTTCCGCAACCGTGTTCAGCCCCGCCGGCGATGGCCCACACCCGCTGGTGATCGTGCTCAATGGTTCGGGGGGCGGTACGCCGGAGCAACGTGCGGCGCTGTATGCCGCCCATGGCTATGCGGCACTGGCTTTGGCCTTTTTCAAGGCGCCGGGGCGGCCCGAGCATATTTCCGACACGCCGCTGGAGTACTTCGAGCAGGCACTGCTCTGGGCGCGGCGCGAGCTGCAGCCGCGGCATGGCTTCATCGCCGTCGCCGGCTTGTCTCGCGGCGGTGAGCTGGCATTGCTGCTGGGGGCGACCTTTCCCGAGTTGGTATCCGCGGTGATCGGCTACGTGCCGAGCGCGGTGATCCACGGCACCTTGCGGGCAGGGCGTCCGGAGCAGCCACGTGACGCCGACGCATGGACATGGCGTGGCCAGCCGCTGCGCAATGTCTGGAGGGACAACCCCGCGGCGGACTGGCGGGCCTTCGACCAGCCCCCCGAACCCGGGGCGGCGATTCGCCAGGCACCGGCCTTCGTGGCAGTGGAAGCCCATGCAGCCAGCGTCGCGGCGGCACGCATTGCCGTTGAGCGCATCGATGGGCCGATCCTGCTCATCTCGGGGACCGACGATGGTTTCTGGCCGTCCAGCGCTTACAGCGAGCGTATTCAGGCCGAACTGCAGGCGGCAGGGCATGCCTGGCCGGTCAGCCATGCGCGCAATGAAGGGGCAGGTCACGCCATCGGCTTTCCCTGCGTGCCCACCACGCAGATCGCCAAGGTTCATCCGGTCGCCGGTGTGCTGATCAGTGGTGGCGGCACCCCGGCAGCCAATGCCCGTGCCAACCGCGAGAGCTGGCAGGCCGTGCTGAAGTTCCTGGCCGATGCGCTGCGTGCACGGGAGACGCAGCCATGAGCGCGGCCTTGACCCTGCAGGAGGTGGGGCTGACCTACCAGACCCGTCGCGGAGAGATTCAGGCCCTGGCCGACGTGAGCATGAGCATCGCCGACGGGGAGTTCGTCGCGGTGCTCGGGCCCTCCGGCTGTGGCAAGTCCACCGTCCTCAAACTGGCGGCAGGCTTGCTCGACGCCAGCCAAGGGCGAGTGGTGGTCGCCGGGCAGGCGATAGAAGGCCCTGGCCGGCATACCGGCGTGGTGTTCCAGAAACCCAATCTGCTGCCCTGGAAAACCGTGCTGAACAACGTGCTGCTACCGGCACGCACGCTTGGCCTGCCCATCGACGAGGCTCGCCAGCGGGCGACGGCGCTGCTCGAGCTGGTCGGCCTCGGCCCGTTCGCCAACGACTACCCGTTCGAACTCTCCGGGGGCATGCAGCAGCGTGTCGGCATCGCCCGCATGCTGTTGCACGATCCGCAACTGCTGCTGATGGACGAGCCGTTCGCCGCCCTCGATGCCTTGTCACGGGAGGCACTGACCCTAGAGCTGCAACACATCTGGAGCCAGCAGCGCAAATCGGTGCTGTTCATCACCCACAGCATTCAGGAGGCGGTGTTTCTCGCGGACCGGGTGCTGGTCATGTCGCCGCGCCCCGGGCGCATCATCGACGAGGTGGCGATCACGCTACCGCGCCCGCGCACCCTGGAAACCCTGGCCGACCCGGCGTTCATCGCGCTCTGCCAACAACTGCGAAGGCACTTCACCCATGCGTAGATTGCTTCCCGTGCTCTATCCACTGACCAGCCTGGCGGTGCTGATCCTGATCTGGGATCTGTCCGTGCGCCTGCTCGAAATTCCCGACTATCTGCTGCCTGCGCCGCTGACGGTCTATCAGGCGCTGGCGGGCGGTTTTGCCGATGGCAGCCTGTGGCCGCACATCGGCGTCACCCTGGGTGAAACCCTCAGCGGTTACGTGATCGGCTGCCTGCTGGCGATCGTCCTGGGCGCCTTGCTGGCCGAGTCGGAAACCTTCGAGCGCTTCGTGTATCCCTTGCTGATCGGCCTGCAGGCGACACCCAAGGTCGCACTGGGGCCGATCATTCTGGTCTGGTTCGGCTTCGGCATGGCCTCGAAGATCGTGCTGGTGGCGCTGGTCTGCTTCTTCCCGCTGTTCGTCAATACGGTGAACGGCATTCGGCGAACCGACCCCGAATTGCTCGACGCCTGCCGTTCGTTTTCCGCGTCGCGGCTCTACCTGCTGATCCACGTGAAGTTTCCTGCGGCGGCGGGCGAGGTGTTCGCCGGTTTGCAGATCGGCGTGTCGCTGGCGCTGATCGGTGCGGTGGTCGGCGAGTTCCTTTCCGCCCAGCGTGGCCTGGGTTATCTGATCGCGTCCAGCTCGGTGAGCATGAGCCTGTCGACCATGTTCGCCGGTGTGATCCTGCTGGCGCTGATCGGTCTGTGCGGTGCGCAGACCGTGCGCTGGCTGCAACGCCGTGTGATCTTCTGGGAGCCGGGCGCTGTCCGATCCCGTAAACACTGATGGAGAACCCGATGTCCTTTGACTGGCACAACCCTTATCCGTCGATCCGCATTCCGTTGTTCGCCCGCAACGTGGTGTCGACTTCGCACCCCCTCGCGGCTCAGGCAGGTCTGCGCCTGCTGCTCGCCGGTGGCAACGCGGTGGACGCGGCAATCGCCGCGGCGGCGATGCTCACCGTGGTCGAGCCGGTGTCCTGTGGCCTGGGTAGCGACGCCTTCGCCCTGGTCTGGGACGGCCAGTCGCTGCAGGGTCTGAACGCCTCGGGCACGGCACCTGCCGCCTGGACACCGGAGTATTTTCGCCAGCGCCACGGTGAGGATGGCAAGGGCCACGCGAAGCGCCCGGTACGCGGCTGGGATTCGATAACGGTACCTGGCGCGGTGGCCGGTTGGGCCGCGCTGCACGAGCGCTTCGGCAAGCGGCCGTTCGCCGACGTGCTGGCGCCGGCTGCCGAGGTGGCCGAGCGGGGCATTACCATCGCCCCGATCGTTGCCCACAAATGGGCGGCCGCGGTGCCCGATCTGCGTGATCAGCCCGGCTTCGCCGAGGCCTTCATGCCTGGCGGCCGGGCACCGCGAACCGGCGAGAAATTCGTCTTCGCCGACGCTGCGCGCACCTTGCGGCTACTGGGCGAGCAGGGCGCACGGGCGTTCTACGAGGGTGAGATTGGCGAGGCCATCATCGCCCATGCACGCGCCACCGGTGGCAACCTGAGCGCAGCGGACCTGCGTGACTATCGACCGGAATGGGTAACGCCCATTTCCCAGCGTTATCGCGGTTACGACGTGCACGAGATACCGCCCAACGGGCAGGGCATCGCGGCCCTCATCGCCCTGGGCATTCTCGAGCACTTCGACCTGGCGTCCCTGGCGGTCGACTCGGCTGCTTCGCAGCACCTGCAGATCGAAGCCATGAAGCTGGCCTTCGCCGACGTCTATCGCTACGTGGCCGACCCGCGCAGCATGGAGGTCACGCCCGAGCAGATGCTCGATCCCGCGTACCTCGCGCAACGCGCCAAGGCCATCGATCCGGGCAAGGCGAGCAATCCCGGTTTCGGTCTGCCCAGGTCGGGCGGTACCGTCTACCTCAGCGTCGCCGACGAGAACGGCATGATGGTGTCCTTCATCCAGTCCAACTACATGGGCTTCGGCTCGGGCGTGGTGGTGCCGGGCTATGGCGTCAGCCTGCAGAACCGCGGTGCCGGTTTCTCCAGCGACCCGGCCTCGGCCAACGTGGTGGCACCTGGCAAACGACCGTTCCACACCATCATTCCGGCGTTCCTGACCCGCGACGGCGTGGCGCAGATGAGCTTCGGGGTGATGGGCGGCGACATGCAGCCCCAGGGCCACGTACAGACCCTGGTGCGCATGCTCGACTATGGCCAGCAACCCCAGGCTGCCTGCGATGCGCCGCGCTGGAAGGTCAACCGGGACTTCTCGGTGGACCTGGAAGCGAGCATGAACGCCGACGCCGTGCGCGGTCTACACACCCTTGGCAACACGCTGAAGTCCGTGGAGGATCCTTATATGGACTTCGGTTCCGGGCAGTTCATCTGGCGGCTTTCGGATGACCCGAACCACGGCTACGTGGCTGCCAGCGACGGTCGCCGGGATGGCCAGGCGGTGGGGTTCTGACGGACCGTACGGGGTGCTGCCCGGGCACTCTGTGGGTTGTCGCAGGACGATGACTGGCGCTCAGCGTGGCTATCCAGCCGTTCATGATCAGGCGCTATCACCAGTTCGGGCAGCGTGTGCGAGGGCATGCCGAGACATCGATGCCCGTGCTGGCGGCCCTAGGAGCGATTCACGAGGTCAACGAGATGGTTCAGCAGAAAGTCATTGCTGAACTGTGACAGAAAGGTCTCGGCCGACGAAAAGACGATCCATTGCCCATGTTCCTTGCGAAGGATCAGCGAGGGATGCTCGGGAGACAGGTTGCTGACGGTCACCTGCAGGGACGAGTCGACGATGGCGGGTTTGATATCAACGGTGTTGCCGGCCAGGACGATCTTCAGCGACTCGAGCTCGACGATCGCGCCATCGAAGGCGTGCGGTTCTTCGCTGCGGATCAGATCGAGGCCGCCAACTCCCGAAATATCGACATTGATCATCCTGATCAGCTCGCTCAACTGCTCCTTGACCAGGCTGATCTGCCTGTATCGCTCGGCGATGGCGTCATCGGTTCTTTCTCGGTAGATCTTCAGCGCTCTTATCAGGTCGTTCTTGTTGGCCATTGCGTTACTTCCTCCGTGACGTCTCCTGACTCTAGTCCAGCATTTCGACTGTTGCCGGGTGCCGCCGCCGCTTCGCCTGAAGCGGTCGGCCCTGAGTGGCGGGGTCGTTTCCGGCCGCAACTGTTCGCTGAGCAACAGCGAATTAACACATTGCCCGTGGCGTGGCAGAAGGGCGCGCTGAAAGCCCCGGAAACCGGGCCCTGGGCGCTGGCACGAGTGCTGCAATGTCCTGCTCAATCGCGGAAAGGATCCGAGCGGCGCTTTCTCGGCGGCGTCGGCTGTCGTTCCGCTTCTGTCCCTGTCAGGAGCATTCCATGCGCCAATCCCGTGTCGCCAATTCGTTCGTACGGCTGCTGGCCTTAGCCGCTACCGCTTTCACGCTGTCTGCGCCGTTGCAGGCGGCAGAGCTGCCCAAGGAACTGAAGCTCGACTACGCCTACTACTCACCGACCAGCCTGGTGCTCAAGCGCTTTGGCTGGCTGGAGGAGAGCGTAGGCCCCGATACCAAGGTGAGTTGGGTGTTCAGCCAGGGCAGCAACCGCTCTCTCGAGTACCTGAACAGCGGCGGTGTGGATTTCGGCTCCACCGCAGGATTGGCCGCAGTGCTGAGCCGTGCCAATGGCAGCCCGATCAAGACCGTTTACGTCGCCAGCCGCCCGGAGTGGACCGCACTGGTGGTCGGCAAGGACTCGCCGATCAAGACCCTGGAGGATTTGAAAGGCAAGAAGATCGCGGCCACCAAAGGCACCGATCCGTTCCTGTTCACCTTGCGCAGCCTAGCCACCGTCGGCCTCGACAAGAACGACGTGGAGCTGGTGCATCTGCAGCACCCGGACGGCCGCACTGCCCTGGAAAAGGGTGACGTCGATGCCTGGGCCGGTCTCGACCCGCTGATCGCTGCCAGCCAGCTGCAGGCTGGCTCGCGCATTCTCTATCGCAACCTCGACTTCAACAGCTACGGCGTGGTGAGCGTCACCGAGACCTTCGCCAAGGAGCATCCGCAGGCCATCGACAAAGTGCTGGCCGCCTATGAAAAGGCCCGTGAATGGGCCCGCGCCAACCCCGAGGAACTCGCCAAGATTCTCTCCGAAGAAGCCAAGCTGCCGCTGGAAGTGGCCAAGCTGCAACTGCAGCGCACCGACTTCAGCAACGCCCAGCCCGGCCCTGAGCATATCGCAGCGCTCAAGGCTGCCGCACCCATCCTGCTCGAAGAGCAACTGGTACGCCGTGGTACCGACGTGAACGCCGTGGTGGACGCACTCATCGAGCCATCGTTCGGCAAGCAGGCCATCGCCGCCAAATAGGCGTGGTTGCAGCGCGGGCCTCTGTTAGCTGTGGCCCGCGCTGCGTTCATCTCGCTTCGACACCGGAGTCTTTCATGACAATCAAGAGCAAGTCGCTGCCGGCTTTGCGCAGTTCCCCATGGAAACCGGGGTTCGATGCCAGTGCCTGGCGTCGGCGCGCCAAGGGATTGGTCATCCCGCTGCTGCTGATCGTGTTTCTGGAAATCGTGGTGCGCATCGGCTGGATTCCGTCCTATCAGATGCCGGCCCCCAGCGAGATCGTGCTGACCCTGCACGAGCTGGCCGAAGGGCCGCTGTGGGGGCATATCGGCGCCAGCCTGGCGCGGGTATTCGCCGGTTTCGCCATCGGCGCCGGGCTGGCCCTGCTGGTGGCCGCCTGGGTGGGCCTGAGCCGTGAGGCGGAAGCCTATCTGGAGCCCACCTTCGCGGGGCTGCGGGCGATTCCCAGCCTGGCCTGGGTACCGCTGCTGTTGCTCTGGCTGGGCATCGACGA encodes:
- a CDS encoding PaaI family thioesterase; this encodes MTETTLPSAADIQAKLLKGPYHQWLGLQVLAVGEGSIELSAKWREEWVVNVEGGYTHGGILAALVDLTADWALVSRTGKGVPTIDLRVDYHRPAKGDLRATGTVIKFGKQFSVAEAQVFDGEGHLVASGRGVYSTPAPKV
- a CDS encoding VOC family protein → MSAALDHLVINARFDLDAAAAIFAGLGFTLTPRGHHSLGSINNLIMFDEGYLELIGLPAGGERLRQEILDSPPGIDGLVLASDDPRATHAALVQAGFLVQPVQHFSRPVEVDGASLDARFGTVRLVPGQFAAGRVYFCHHQTPELVWRPEWLGHANGIHRIERLTVVSEQPEQTRQAFERLGRFDGRFSVEVIDRAAWRTRDVQAGGQEHERAERFVSIGLRGGDPADLARRATSLGLPHRQEADRVTIVIPGFATVLECLA
- a CDS encoding class I adenylate-forming enzyme family protein; translated protein: MNAQIANLGSVIGRDSPGERLAFIGLDSQLNESRCTYRELDELANGIARALLARGFAPGQRIALLAFNSVACIAAVLGIMRAGLVAVPVNHRFPRALIDYVIADSGARLLFCDAPHRDAAPDMPRVSLEADELAAFAQRGPLQAFQPLGDEPAMMLYTSGSTGKPKGVVLSHRAHLWIVRTRLQATPLADERALIAAPLYHMNALALALLVLASGATAILLPQFSAVTYIEAIQRYRCTWLTAVPPMIAMMLREQALLERADLSSVRVVRMGSAPVSASLLEQIHRLLPNARIINAYGTTEGGPVVFGAHPQGLASPALSVGHAHPDVQLRLRDEAGLLADEGVLELKSPGLMSGYHNRPDLAAPFTADGFYVTGDVFRRDADGFHTFVGRRDDMFVSGGENIYPGEVEKLLERHPAVQQACVVPVEDEIKGFKPMAFVVRRQGSQVSEAEIKGFTLEHAPAYQHPRRVWFVDTLPLASTHKIDRKALLDKARQNLQNSGRTTGALERQPI
- a CDS encoding ABC transporter substrate-binding protein, which codes for MRFAIRSLLPLTLAVASHAHALDQVTVALAIPAAVHDGAPYAAAQELGLFKEQGLSVETVVFQGAGALLPQVASKRVTFGFPVAEPVLSSHFNKNPLPLRYFYNGVPSQTLEYQVLADSSIKTLADLEGKKIGVGALTWGTLPNSRAALRVAGLEPGKNVEFVAVGALGAGFQALRSGQVDALNFNNSWGDMLELSGTQTRRIQYPEVFQNNPGNGFIAHQDTFKDNPDLIRRFGRAYTEAQFVCEVNPAFCVQAFWRQHPESKPADAQGKGLEDAKTLLARRLQRTLYSPDGSPRVPGQYDLQAIRAAVQAMAEAGEFPSAEVPVEQVFSNEFVPAFNDFDRDALRKRAEAAK
- a CDS encoding acyl-CoA thioesterase/bile acid-CoA:amino acid N-acyltransferase family protein gives rise to the protein MTPAFEIDIADGLIDQPRRVRVLGLSPGVAHLTATLEHPDGSLWQSEASFEVAADGVLDIDAQVPLAGDWSELEALAPVWALRQLSPPRRPQASEGLDPLSIRLQIGDAAGGSASATLTQRFLAPGVSRREIRDEGLSATVFSPAGDGPHPLVIVLNGSGGGTPEQRAALYAAHGYAALALAFFKAPGRPEHISDTPLEYFEQALLWARRELQPRHGFIAVAGLSRGGELALLLGATFPELVSAVIGYVPSAVIHGTLRAGRPEQPRDADAWTWRGQPLRNVWRDNPAADWRAFDQPPEPGAAIRQAPAFVAVEAHAASVAAARIAVERIDGPILLISGTDDGFWPSSAYSERIQAELQAAGHAWPVSHARNEGAGHAIGFPCVPTTQIAKVHPVAGVLISGGGTPAANARANRESWQAVLKFLADALRARETQP
- a CDS encoding ABC transporter ATP-binding protein, whose protein sequence is MSAALTLQEVGLTYQTRRGEIQALADVSMSIADGEFVAVLGPSGCGKSTVLKLAAGLLDASQGRVVVAGQAIEGPGRHTGVVFQKPNLLPWKTVLNNVLLPARTLGLPIDEARQRATALLELVGLGPFANDYPFELSGGMQQRVGIARMLLHDPQLLLMDEPFAALDALSREALTLELQHIWSQQRKSVLFITHSIQEAVFLADRVLVMSPRPGRIIDEVAITLPRPRTLETLADPAFIALCQQLRRHFTHA
- a CDS encoding ABC transporter permease; this translates as MRRLLPVLYPLTSLAVLILIWDLSVRLLEIPDYLLPAPLTVYQALAGGFADGSLWPHIGVTLGETLSGYVIGCLLAIVLGALLAESETFERFVYPLLIGLQATPKVALGPIILVWFGFGMASKIVLVALVCFFPLFVNTVNGIRRTDPELLDACRSFSASRLYLLIHVKFPAAAGEVFAGLQIGVSLALIGAVVGEFLSAQRGLGYLIASSSVSMSLSTMFAGVILLALIGLCGAQTVRWLQRRVIFWEPGAVRSRKH
- a CDS encoding gamma-glutamyltransferase family protein, producing the protein MSFDWHNPYPSIRIPLFARNVVSTSHPLAAQAGLRLLLAGGNAVDAAIAAAAMLTVVEPVSCGLGSDAFALVWDGQSLQGLNASGTAPAAWTPEYFRQRHGEDGKGHAKRPVRGWDSITVPGAVAGWAALHERFGKRPFADVLAPAAEVAERGITIAPIVAHKWAAAVPDLRDQPGFAEAFMPGGRAPRTGEKFVFADAARTLRLLGEQGARAFYEGEIGEAIIAHARATGGNLSAADLRDYRPEWVTPISQRYRGYDVHEIPPNGQGIAALIALGILEHFDLASLAVDSAASQHLQIEAMKLAFADVYRYVADPRSMEVTPEQMLDPAYLAQRAKAIDPGKASNPGFGLPRSGGTVYLSVADENGMMVSFIQSNYMGFGSGVVVPGYGVSLQNRGAGFSSDPASANVVAPGKRPFHTIIPAFLTRDGVAQMSFGVMGGDMQPQGHVQTLVRMLDYGQQPQAACDAPRWKVNRDFSVDLEASMNADAVRGLHTLGNTLKSVEDPYMDFGSGQFIWRLSDDPNHGYVAASDGRRDGQAVGF
- a CDS encoding aliphatic sulfonate ABC transporter substrate-binding protein — its product is MRQSRVANSFVRLLALAATAFTLSAPLQAAELPKELKLDYAYYSPTSLVLKRFGWLEESVGPDTKVSWVFSQGSNRSLEYLNSGGVDFGSTAGLAAVLSRANGSPIKTVYVASRPEWTALVVGKDSPIKTLEDLKGKKIAATKGTDPFLFTLRSLATVGLDKNDVELVHLQHPDGRTALEKGDVDAWAGLDPLIAASQLQAGSRILYRNLDFNSYGVVSVTETFAKEHPQAIDKVLAAYEKAREWARANPEELAKILSEEAKLPLEVAKLQLQRTDFSNAQPGPEHIAALKAAAPILLEEQLVRRGTDVNAVVDALIEPSFGKQAIAAK
- a CDS encoding ABC transporter permease is translated as MTIKSKSLPALRSSPWKPGFDASAWRRRAKGLVIPLLLIVFLEIVVRIGWIPSYQMPAPSEIVLTLHELAEGPLWGHIGASLARVFAGFAIGAGLALLVAAWVGLSREAEAYLEPTFAGLRAIPSLAWVPLLLLWLGIDETSKVVLIAIGAFFPVYVNGVAAIRNIDRKLVEVGQMYGFSSRRLVSRILLPAALPGLMTGLRSGLSLAWMFLVAAELIAATKGLGYLLTDGRETSRPDIVLASIIVLALLGKLSDGLLAKLEQRLLGWRDAFTGKEV